One genomic segment of Clostridium saccharoperbutylacetonicum N1-4(HMT) includes these proteins:
- a CDS encoding DUF2334 domain-containing protein encodes MINRKFFSVLIIFIILFLISCTTKKTSQTDNVEQIQNEASAESTNTKLNIDFNTFNGFDMIQDNVKFIINGKTLTLKLPIYLDKNRHYICLNEFIEQLNGKISKINNLLRIEIDNKFYLIDLSQNTVKFLNNEFTLKKKLLNDENIYYISFFDFSHIFNLYTRWDKNNKIINCKINGFDNTKPAPYKSKINQIGLIRFEDVGLSSQSYSKDYFEKLRIMANYMYQKNIPYHIAWIPRYVIPNQGIDNDPLTKNNFEIAEMVYSLDYFTAHNGIIGLHGYTHQLGDVESGIGFEFGKYDPSVKNFEEKIQKAINTASYLDIPIGFFEAPHYEITPTQNKIAEKYFKILYYPFNDFGRNKADLTKPQLSPYNKTSYYISTPLDYIPIGKEELTLNKIDKNNNKAIMGSVFFHPLLENDCITLAEDKNSAPTFTYIENSNFKKLITILEKKGYRFIKVTDL; translated from the coding sequence ATGATAAATCGAAAATTTTTTTCTGTTTTAATAATATTTATAATACTTTTTTTAATAAGCTGCACCACTAAAAAAACAAGTCAAACTGATAATGTGGAACAAATTCAAAACGAAGCTTCTGCTGAATCAACCAATACTAAACTTAATATAGACTTTAATACCTTTAATGGTTTTGATATGATTCAAGATAATGTTAAATTTATAATTAATGGAAAAACTTTAACACTCAAACTTCCAATTTATTTAGATAAAAACAGACATTACATATGCTTAAATGAATTTATCGAACAGTTAAATGGAAAAATTAGTAAAATAAATAATTTATTACGTATTGAGATTGATAATAAATTTTATTTAATTGATTTATCTCAAAATACAGTTAAATTTCTAAACAACGAATTTACATTGAAGAAAAAATTATTAAATGATGAAAATATATATTATATAAGTTTTTTTGATTTTTCTCATATATTTAACCTCTATACTAGGTGGGATAAAAATAATAAGATAATAAATTGTAAGATAAATGGTTTCGATAACACAAAACCTGCTCCATATAAATCCAAAATAAATCAAATAGGCCTTATTCGTTTTGAAGATGTAGGTTTATCTTCCCAATCTTATTCTAAAGATTATTTTGAAAAGCTCCGTATAATGGCAAATTATATGTATCAAAAAAATATTCCTTACCACATTGCATGGATTCCAAGATACGTTATTCCTAACCAAGGAATTGATAATGATCCATTAACCAAAAATAATTTTGAAATTGCCGAAATGGTATACAGTTTAGATTATTTTACTGCACATAATGGAATAATCGGCCTTCATGGCTACACTCATCAGTTAGGTGATGTTGAATCTGGGATAGGTTTTGAATTTGGAAAATATGATCCTTCTGTAAAAAATTTTGAAGAAAAAATCCAAAAAGCTATTAACACCGCTTCATATTTAGATATACCAATAGGTTTCTTTGAAGCACCACATTATGAAATTACGCCAACACAAAATAAAATAGCAGAAAAGTATTTTAAAATATTATACTATCCATTTAATGATTTTGGTCGAAATAAAGCTGATTTAACAAAGCCCCAACTTAGTCCATATAATAAAACTTCTTACTATATTTCAACTCCGCTTGACTATATTCCTATTGGTAAAGAAGAGCTTACTTTAAATAAAATAGATAAAAATAATAATAAAGCTATAATGGGAAGTGTATTTTTTCATCCACTTTTAGAAAATGATTGTATCACTTTAGCAGAAGATAAAAATTCTGCTCCAACTTTTACATATATTGAAAATTCAAATTTTAAAAAATTAATAACTATCTTAGAGAAAAAAGGATATAGGTTCATTAAAGTAACAGATCTTTAA
- a CDS encoding FlxA-like family protein: protein MSISSISSMTSTSYTSTSSTSSDTSALEKQKESLEKQLQEIQSSNDDEKTKQSKAKQIQSQIQNIESQIEQKKSSNTSKAAPPSKPPEKPTGEKNVKVNTNANATTQVSDEESGNIINTYA from the coding sequence ATGAGTATTTCATCAATATCGTCAATGACAAGTACATCATATACTTCTACAAGTAGCACAAGTAGTGATACAAGTGCTCTTGAAAAACAAAAAGAAAGTTTAGAGAAGCAACTACAAGAAATTCAATCAAGTAATGATGATGAGAAAACAAAGCAATCAAAGGCTAAACAAATTCAATCACAAATTCAAAATATTGAATCACAAATTGAACAAAAAAAATCTAGCAACACAAGTAAAGCAGCACCACCATCAAAGCCACCAGAAAAACCAACTGGTGAAAAAAATGTAAAGGTAAATACTAATGCAAATGCAACAACACAAGTTTCCGATGAGGAAAGTGGTAACATAATTAATACTTATGCTTAG
- the leuS gene encoding leucine--tRNA ligase → MSNYGTKIDAKWQKIWEENETYKFNTENLDKKLYTLEMFSYPSGAQLHAGHWFNYGPTDSWARLKRMQGYNVFQPMGFDAFGLPAENYAIKTGIHPQDSTLKNIETMEKQLKSMGAMFNWENEVVTCLPDYYKWTQWLFLKLYEKGLAYRKKAPVNWCPSCNTVLANEQVVDGACERCSTEVTKKDLTQWFFKITDYGDELLDKLDDLDWPEKTKSMQKHWIGRSYGAQVTFKVKDSDLKFDVFTTRVDTLNGVTYVVLAPENKLVDKLTLPEYKAAVEEYKEAAAKQSEIERQSNTKEKTGVFTGAYAINPINGKVVPIWISDYVLATYGTGCVMAVPAHDERDFAFATKFNLPIERVITDKDNTDPELPYCEYGVLVNSGKFDGLTTEEAKKKIVEDLEKDELGQMKINFRLRDWLVSRQRYWGAPIPIIYCETCGIVPVPEKDLPVELPYNVEFTPDGKSPLGKSEEFVNTTCPCCGKPAKREADTLDTFVCSSWYYLRYADNKNADAPFDPEKINKILPVDKYVGGPEHACMHLLYARFITKALRDMGYLNFDEPFLSLTHQGLILGPDGLKMSKSKGNTISPDDYIKEYGADVFRMYLMFGFGYTEGGAWSDDGIKSVGKFVDRIERILDTCRAIIDSNENVKDSIDSAEKELNFWKHTAIRGVTEDGDKMQFNTAIARLMELTNALNKYTQENVKNANFLKATITDFVKLLAPFAPHFAEEQWSLLGNTSTIFNESFPEFDPSALVKDEVEIAIQINGKIKSKIMVASNLDEEGIKAASLENETIKENTEGKNIVKVIVIKGRLVNIVVK, encoded by the coding sequence ATGTCAAATTACGGAACTAAAATCGATGCCAAATGGCAAAAAATATGGGAAGAAAATGAAACTTATAAGTTTAATACTGAAAATTTAGATAAGAAGCTTTATACTCTTGAAATGTTTTCTTATCCATCAGGTGCTCAATTACATGCTGGGCACTGGTTTAACTATGGTCCAACAGATTCATGGGCAAGACTTAAGAGGATGCAAGGATATAACGTATTCCAACCAATGGGCTTTGATGCTTTTGGCTTACCTGCTGAAAACTATGCTATAAAAACAGGAATCCATCCTCAAGATTCTACTTTAAAGAATATTGAAACAATGGAAAAACAATTGAAATCTATGGGCGCAATGTTCAACTGGGAAAATGAAGTTGTTACTTGTCTTCCTGATTACTATAAATGGACTCAATGGTTATTCTTGAAGCTTTATGAAAAAGGGCTAGCTTATAGAAAAAAGGCTCCAGTAAATTGGTGTCCATCTTGCAACACAGTTTTAGCTAACGAACAAGTTGTCGATGGTGCTTGTGAAAGATGTAGCACTGAAGTTACAAAGAAAGACCTTACTCAATGGTTCTTTAAAATAACTGATTATGGCGATGAATTACTTGATAAACTAGATGATTTAGATTGGCCAGAAAAAACTAAATCTATGCAAAAGCACTGGATTGGAAGATCTTATGGTGCACAAGTTACTTTCAAAGTTAAAGATTCTGATTTAAAATTTGATGTCTTTACAACAAGAGTTGATACTTTAAATGGTGTTACTTATGTAGTTCTAGCACCTGAAAATAAATTAGTTGATAAGCTAACTCTTCCAGAATATAAGGCTGCTGTTGAAGAATATAAAGAAGCTGCTGCTAAACAATCTGAAATTGAACGACAATCAAATACAAAAGAAAAGACTGGTGTATTCACAGGAGCTTATGCTATAAATCCTATTAACGGAAAAGTAGTTCCTATTTGGATTTCTGATTATGTATTAGCTACTTACGGTACTGGATGCGTTATGGCAGTTCCTGCTCATGATGAAAGGGACTTTGCTTTTGCAACTAAATTTAATTTGCCAATAGAAAGAGTTATAACTGATAAAGATAACACTGACCCAGAACTTCCTTATTGTGAATATGGAGTGCTTGTTAACTCTGGTAAATTTGATGGTTTAACTACTGAGGAAGCTAAAAAGAAAATAGTTGAAGATTTAGAAAAAGATGAATTAGGACAAATGAAGATAAACTTCAGATTAAGAGACTGGTTAGTTTCAAGACAAAGATATTGGGGTGCTCCAATTCCAATTATATATTGTGAGACCTGCGGAATAGTTCCTGTTCCTGAAAAAGATCTTCCAGTAGAACTTCCTTATAATGTTGAATTTACTCCAGATGGTAAATCACCACTTGGAAAATCTGAAGAATTCGTAAATACAACTTGTCCTTGTTGTGGTAAGCCTGCTAAGAGAGAAGCTGACACTTTAGATACTTTTGTATGTTCTTCATGGTATTATTTAAGATATGCAGATAATAAAAATGCAGATGCACCTTTTGATCCAGAAAAAATCAACAAGATTCTTCCTGTGGATAAATATGTTGGTGGACCAGAACATGCCTGTATGCACTTATTATATGCGAGATTTATAACAAAAGCTTTAAGAGACATGGGATACCTAAACTTTGACGAACCATTCTTAAGTTTAACTCACCAAGGCTTAATTTTAGGACCAGATGGACTTAAAATGAGTAAATCAAAAGGAAATACAATTTCCCCAGATGACTACATTAAAGAATATGGTGCTGACGTATTTAGAATGTATCTAATGTTTGGCTTTGGATATACTGAAGGTGGAGCTTGGAGCGACGATGGTATTAAATCTGTAGGCAAATTTGTAGATAGAATTGAAAGGATACTTGATACTTGTAGAGCTATAATAGATTCAAATGAAAATGTTAAAGATTCCATAGATTCAGCTGAAAAAGAATTGAACTTCTGGAAGCATACTGCAATCAGAGGTGTTACTGAAGATGGAGATAAAATGCAATTTAACACTGCAATAGCAAGACTTATGGAACTTACTAATGCACTAAACAAATATACTCAAGAAAATGTTAAGAATGCAAATTTCTTAAAAGCAACTATAACTGATTTCGTAAAATTACTTGCACCATTTGCTCCTCACTTCGCTGAAGAACAATGGAGCTTACTTGGAAATACTTCAACAATCTTTAATGAGAGCTTCCCTGAATTTGATCCTTCAGCTTTAGTTAAAGATGAAGTTGAAATTGCTATACAAATTAATGGTAAGATAAAATCAAAAATCATGGTAGCTTCAAACTTAGATGAAGAAGGTATTAAAGCCGCTTCTTTAGAAAATGAAACTATTAAAGAAAATACTGAAGGTAAAAATATTGTTAAAGTTATTGTAATTAAAGGAAGACTTGTTAATATAGTTGTAAAATAA
- a CDS encoding response regulator transcription factor, with product MDKKLIYIADDEINICNIIKSFLLKEGFDVEIFTNGRDILEAFNRRQADMLIIDIMMPEIDGYALCSLIRLKSCVPIIIVSAKDTESDKITGLKLGGDDYLTKPFSPLELIARMNSIFRRIDLDKAPIQNNQIMKLLDVLINLNTKKAEVNGSPLALTVMELSLLNYLIQNKNRAVSRTELLDKIWGFDNKVETRATDDMIKRIRKKLTSANSKLKIQTIWGFGFSIQDND from the coding sequence ATGGATAAAAAATTAATATATATTGCTGACGATGAAATCAATATTTGTAATATAATAAAATCTTTTCTACTTAAAGAAGGCTTTGATGTTGAAATATTTACAAACGGACGTGATATCCTTGAAGCATTTAATAGAAGACAAGCTGATATGCTCATAATAGATATTATGATGCCTGAAATAGATGGATATGCTCTTTGTTCTTTAATAAGACTTAAAAGTTGTGTCCCAATAATAATTGTATCAGCCAAAGATACTGAATCTGATAAAATTACTGGTCTTAAACTTGGTGGAGATGATTATCTAACTAAACCTTTTAGTCCCTTGGAACTTATTGCTAGAATGAATAGTATTTTCAGACGAATAGACTTGGACAAAGCTCCTATCCAAAATAATCAAATTATGAAATTATTAGATGTATTAATAAATCTTAATACAAAAAAAGCTGAAGTTAACGGTTCCCCTTTAGCACTTACAGTAATGGAATTATCACTTCTTAATTATCTTATTCAAAACAAAAATAGAGCTGTCAGTAGAACTGAGCTTCTAGATAAAATATGGGGATTTGATAACAAAGTGGAAACTCGTGCTACGGATGATATGATAAAAAGAATAAGAAAAAAACTTACTTCTGCAAATTCGAAACTTAAAATACAAACTATTTGGGGTTTTGGTTTTTCAATACAAGATAATGACTAA
- the cls gene encoding cardiolipin synthase, whose amino-acid sequence MDIILVLITIILILNIIFAFSLIFLERKDPTTTWAWLLIVMILPGIGFWIYILLGQNLSRQKIFKKKIRIDENKRKNLLDTYESTYHVHDGGEKFIDLRKLNFNHSGANYTTNNKVRVFINGEDKFKQLIQDIRKAKKYIHIEYYIFKADSLGKTILEELAKKAKSGVEVRLLVDSMGSRMLTKKVLKNYLNAKGKYALFFPGILPHINTRINYRNHRKIVVIDGRYGYVGGYNVGEEYINKDKNIGFWRDTHVRIQGEAVSDLNERFLLDWCHASKEEISNYNKYEKEFPKDFGDVGIQIVTSGPDHKEEYIRNAYLKLINNAKKSLYLETPYLVLDTPILESLKISALSGVDVRIIIPGKPDHFFMQWAASSYVGELLEAGIKVYSYQNGFIHAKTIIADGTVMSIGTANFDIRSFKLNFEVNAFIFDNRIAIDGENQFFRDIDESEEITKEVYNNRSISLKIKESLIRLVSPIL is encoded by the coding sequence ATGGATATAATTTTAGTCTTAATAACTATAATTTTAATATTAAATATAATATTTGCATTTTCACTTATTTTTTTAGAAAGAAAAGATCCGACTACAACATGGGCATGGCTTTTAATAGTAATGATTTTGCCAGGCATTGGATTTTGGATTTATATTTTACTTGGTCAAAATTTAAGCAGGCAAAAGATTTTCAAGAAAAAAATAAGAATAGATGAAAATAAAAGAAAAAATTTACTTGATACCTATGAATCAACCTATCATGTACATGATGGTGGAGAAAAGTTTATAGATTTAAGAAAGCTAAATTTCAATCATTCAGGAGCAAATTACACAACGAATAATAAGGTGAGAGTTTTCATAAATGGTGAAGATAAGTTTAAACAATTAATACAAGACATCAGAAAAGCTAAAAAATATATTCATATAGAGTATTACATTTTTAAAGCAGACTCACTTGGGAAGACTATCCTTGAAGAACTTGCGAAAAAGGCTAAGAGTGGAGTAGAGGTTAGGCTTTTAGTTGACAGCATGGGGTCTCGTATGTTAACTAAAAAGGTTCTTAAAAATTATTTGAATGCTAAAGGAAAATATGCATTATTTTTCCCAGGAATTTTGCCTCATATAAATACTCGTATAAACTATAGAAACCATAGAAAGATAGTAGTAATTGATGGTAGATATGGATATGTTGGTGGATATAATGTTGGAGAAGAATATATAAATAAAGATAAAAATATTGGTTTTTGGAGAGATACTCATGTAAGAATTCAAGGTGAAGCTGTTAGTGATTTAAATGAACGGTTTTTGCTTGATTGGTGTCATGCTTCAAAAGAAGAAATTAGTAATTACAACAAATATGAAAAAGAATTTCCAAAAGATTTTGGTGATGTAGGAATACAGATTGTAACAAGTGGGCCAGATCATAAAGAAGAATACATAAGAAATGCTTATTTAAAATTAATAAATAATGCAAAAAAGAGCTTATATCTAGAAACTCCATATTTAGTTTTGGATACACCTATATTGGAGTCTTTGAAAATATCTGCATTATCAGGAGTAGATGTAAGAATAATAATACCTGGTAAACCAGATCATTTTTTCATGCAGTGGGCTGCAAGTTCTTATGTAGGTGAACTTTTAGAAGCGGGAATAAAGGTGTATAGTTACCAAAATGGATTTATTCATGCAAAAACAATAATTGCTGATGGTACAGTAATGAGTATAGGAACTGCTAATTTTGATATTAGAAGTTTTAAGCTTAATTTTGAAGTAAATGCATTTATTTTTGATAATAGGATTGCTATAGATGGGGAAAATCAATTCTTCAGAGATATTGACGAGTCAGAAGAAATAACAAAGGAAGTTTATAATAACAGAAGTATTTCACTTAAAATTAAAGAATCTCTAATAAGGTTGGTATCTCCAATTCTATAA